A stretch of the Papaver somniferum cultivar HN1 chromosome 6, ASM357369v1, whole genome shotgun sequence genome encodes the following:
- the LOC113286973 gene encoding hydroquinone glucosyltransferase-like, producing MEHNTSLQPHVIIMPSPGMGHLIPVTEFAKRLVLDHGFSATLIIANQTNSPFKAVKQALELNSLPNSINTIFLPPVDISDSEIEAQMSATVTRSLPALAESIRAITASHRVVSFVCDLFSTESIAIANEFDIDAYIFSTSTAMLLCLCYHLPKLDKTYSCEFRDVPEMIQIPGCVPIWGIDLLRPLRDRKTETYASVIHYWKKLSLGKGIFINSFEEIEHGAIEALNGKQWDNPPVYPIGPLIRTTGVHNDGSDESGCLKWLDNQSQGSVLFVSFGSGGTLSGEQLTELALGLEMSEQKFLWFFTSPTPSGKAANASYLCAQNSVDPSGVLPKGFLDRTQNSGLVVSSWGPQIQILEHGSTGGFLTHCGWNSTLESIVHGVPLIAFPLFAEQTMNAVMLTNDMKVAIRPKPVKNGIIGRDEICKVVKELMEGEEGKRLRSKMEELKCAATSTLAEAGSSAIAFAKAVKAWKNY from the coding sequence ATGGAACATAATACCAGTCTTCAACCCCATGTTATTATTATGCCCAGTCCAGGTATGGGTCATCTCATACCAGTCACTGAATTCGCTAAACGCCTCGTTCTGGATCATGGCTTTTCAGCAACACTCATCATTGCAAATCAAACTAATTCTCCATTCAAAGCAGTAAAACAAGCTCTGGAACTGAATTCTTTACCAAATTCAATCAATACCATCTTTTTACCTCCAGTTGATATAAGTGATTCTGAGATCGAGGCTCAGATGAGCGCAACAGTGACGCGATCTCTTCCTGCGCTTGCTGAATCCATTCGAGCTATTACTGCAAGTCACAGAGTCGTCTCCTTTGTCTGTGATCTTTTCTCTACGGAGTCGATTGCTATTGCTAATGAATTTGATATCGATGCTTACATTTTTTCAACATCAACTGCTATGCTGCTGTGTTTGTGTTACCATTTACCCAAACTGGACAAAACTTACTCTTGTGAGTTCAGAGATGTACCTGAAATGATTCAGATTCCGGGTTGTGTACCGATCTGGGGAATCGATCTTCTGAGGCCATTAAGAGATCGGAAAACAGAGACTTATGCAAGTGTGATACATTATTGGAAGAAGCTGAGTTTGGGAAAAGGCATCTTCATCAATAGCTTTGAGGAGATTGAACATGGTGCTATTGAGGCTTTGAATGGGAAACAATGGGACAATCCTCCCGTCTACCCAATTGGACCACTAATCAGAACAACGGGTGTGCACAATGATGGATCGGATGAGTCAGGTTGTCTGAAGTGGTTGGACAATCAATCACAAGGTTCTGTTCTGTTTGTTTCGTTCGGCAGCGGTGGAACCCTCTCAGGTGAGCAACTAACAGAATTGGCTTTAGGGTTGGAAATGAGTGAACAAAAATTCCTGTGGTTTTTCACAAGTCCTACACCTAGTGGAAAGGCTGCTAATGCATCTTACTTGTGCGCTCAAAATTCTGTGGATCCCTCTGGAGTGTTACCTAAAGGGTTTTTGGACAGAACCCAAAATTCAGGTTTGGTTGTTTCTTCATGGGGACCACAAATTCAAATCCTGGAGCATGGATCAACTGGTGGGTTTTTAACCCATTGTGGGTGGAACTCAACCCTGGAAAGCATCGTGCATGGAGTCCCCTTAATTGCATTCCCACTCTTTGCAGAGCAGACGATGAACGCAGTGATGCTCACTAATGATATGAAAGTAGCTATAAGGCCGAAACCAGTGAAAAATGGTATTATAGGACGTGACGAGATTTGTAAGGTTGTCAAGGAACTTATGGAAGGTGAAGAAGGAAAGAGACTTAGGAGTAAGATGGAAGAACTTAAATGTGCTGCGACTAGCACATTGGCTGAAGCTGGCTCCTCAGCTATAGCATTTGCTAAGGCGGTGAAAGCCTGGAAAAATTACTAG